The sequence atatatatatatagccactTTGTCTTCTTGTttagttgtatatatatatatatactcatgaGGATCATTTGGTGATGAATATTGTGTTTTGTTAAGGTGGTAGGATATACAAGTCCAGAGGCAGTGGAAGAAAGTTGTGAAGGAGTGAGATGAGGGAGGTTTGATGAGGAGGACTTTGAGTGTTCATATTGACTATATTTACACCCAAGGAAGGTTTTTGGGTTTCATtaggatttatatatatcttgtattttaGGGGGtgttaatttatttgttgtgattgattacatataatatatattatattatcactatatatatgttcattgAATATGAATGATATAGTTATATATGTCTGAAATTTgcaatttttccttcttgtttgtgtgtgttagtatatatatatatagttgtatttttgtaatgttggttgtatgtgtatgtatatatatgaggaaTGAGATTATATTATCAGTATGAACAAATtgatttatgtattaatttaagATTATGGTCAAACATTAGTCTTAGTACTGTCTTTATTTGCATCAGAGATGGTGAGAGTTTGTtgagttttgttttaatttcctGCAAGGAATAACTCAAAAATGAGATCATGAAGTCAAAAACCACATCATCATCCAGCTAAAAGTAGTGAAGAAATAAGGTTTAATGCGGTGAAAAGATAGATAGATTATGGCTATTACATCTTTTAGTAatgttgttggattttttttttttttgtgggtttgcttttttaaattttggttcATATATATTGTCCGAGTTTCCTTGATGTCATAAATGTATTCTAGAATAATAAGCTGGTAGTTTCTAGGTAACTCTTTCATCATACTATTTGAATTTTTGGTGTCAGCTGAGTTAAACTTCCATAATCTTTAAAATGATGAGCATGTTCATAAACAGTGTTTTGCATCTCCATGTCTAAGTAGTCTCTCTGAGTCAATTCCTTTGCCGTCTCAAATAAAACGGCTGGTATTTAATTGTTCCTAAGCTGTACGAACACACCACACTTACAGTAGAAAGCCACCTATGTGTGTATACAGGCGATATATAACCATTGACATTTGGAATTTTATTGTAactcttttaattaaatttctattGAAGAGGAGCagaaaagagagaagagaaaaggaGATTAAAGAGAGATAAAAGAACACACATATATTGTACTTAAAATTGGTTTGACGATACATTTGTGATtatgatatataattttaaggtaatttccttttaaaaagaaagataaagagcTTAGAAATTTATTGTACTTAAACCAATGTTCTTTATGTTCACATACAGAAAGAGGTACACAGACAGAAAAGATGGAAATTTTACGAGTCTTTGTGATACACGGATTGGATCCAGATGAACCGACGATAGCACGAGATATATATAGTACGCATACATAGATACctacatatagatatatatatatacatatatatgtaaatatggtGGTTTTTAGTAAACATGAATGATGATATGAAAAAGAGAGTTTGAGGGTCCAAATTGATTTGATGGATTGTATTTGATGGAGAAAAGCAACATGATGAGAGATGCTAGTGGGATGGAAACAAGAAGATGAAAAcattttctttcataatcaTTGTGAATGCATGCATGGTGTCCATgttaagtttcattgtttaattgaGAGCCTCTTTGATCAATGGTGACAAACTTTCCAATTTATATGGGTCATCCTTTtctgtttataatttattacgTGCAGGATTTCAATTTTCTAAGTTTGTATGTTTGATCATTgccttttacttgtcctttgaTGGTTGTGAACGTCCatactttttcttatttttatcattgttggtgtttttaataaaatgaaaaatcacaGCATCATTAGGAATAAAGTAAGAGAAAGAGTTTCGACATTAGAGAGGGAAATAAAAGTGTCAATTATGACAAATGGTGATATCCTATAAAAACTGacacaataaaaagaaaacaaaccaaATATGACCATACAAATGCTATAGGCACAAAGAGAGCTATAACTAATTtgacaaaaacaaatataacaaaacaaagaggAAACGATAATAAATGGAGAGGAAGACCAAgtttattttgatgatgttagggtgtatttttttgttttttttttttggaaaaatggataaacaaaATGTATTAATGTTATATGTAGAGAAGTGAAATTAAACTATCTTTCCCTTGATTAGTATGAATGCTCAATTAGACTTCGGATTCTATCAATGTCTAGTTTTGTTGGTTCTGGGGCTCTTCAGTTCAATTGAAGGTGATGGTGAAGACTAACatatatgattaataattatgcaaTATTATCTTCCCCACTTTGGGGCCAGTGATCATATTGAAGACTTTTTAGGCAATGCCTTTATCTCCATATATCCCTTTCTAGCTTCCCCATAATGCAAGATGATATGGATCTCATTCATTGAGTCAATGTATACCACTACAGTAGTGAAAAAGTAAAGGACCAGATGAAATGGTTAAGGCTCTAGTGTTTGTGAAAAATGACAGCACTTTGTAGTCTCGGGTGAGCAAATCAGAGTGTAGTTAAAACAGTGGTGTGGTTGATAGCTGGAACACTCTATAACACACCACTAGTAAAGCTTCATCTTCATTATCTTgagctatatatttatatatatatggctctTGTATTAATGTGATTGTGATGCCACCCTAAAAGTTTAGAATGACATAATTAGGCTGATGGAGGGACTAACATCTTTAATAATCTGGAGTTGTTTATGTCTTACAAGTTATAAGATATAGATATGTTCAACCAAATCCACAAACAGAATGATTAACTTCAAGAGCACTTCATTCAAACAAATACAATATCAAAGTTAATGTGATATGATGTTGAATAATCAATGGATAAAACTGAATAAAGTTAGTTCAGTTTGATTAAGTAATTTTCATAACATGATGAGTAGTAATTGGATTGAATTTCTTCAGTGAAGGAGTTCCACTACAGTGACACCAATAAGCCTGCAATGACACAACAATTCATTGTGCCAAACTTACCACAAGAACACCATTTTATGCACACATGATATcaagaaacaacaacattatCTGAATGCCGGTTCTTCACtaaaatgaatatgatataaATGAATATGAAGGAACTAAGTTTTTTGATAAGGGCCATGAATATGCTCCATTATCACAGCAAATAGAACAGAGCATCTCAATATAAAAGTATATGTTTCTATCAAAAACACAATTGACAACTTATTTCATATGGGACACTTGAATCATACAGCTATACTTTTTGTAAATGTACATCACCACCACATACATATCTCAATAATAAATCTGAATTGCCAAAAACAAGACAAAAATACAGGAGGTTACTCTCTGTAATGCAAGGCAacagaaaacataaagataGTTTTTAAACAGTCAGTGAGAAACTACAGTAGGAAATTGTGAGACAAAAAGTTAAAAGTAAAGATAGCAACATCAAATTATGAGGTTTAATTTCTATTATAGTACTCAGCTTTATATCAGAACCATGCAAAAGACCAATCTCTATATATGAAATTTAACAATTCATGATGATCTGATGCCTAGATGAAAATTTATAGAATCAGTTATTATTCAGAATTCAAACAATAACTAGAatttaacaacaaaaaacaGACTCGACATTGTTCTTATGGCATATCACATCCTGCTCTTTCATATTGATCCATGCATTATACCATCTTCAGTGTCCTGTTCATTTACATACTTGAGCCCACTGAAAAAGGATGACTGTTGCACCTACTAATCCAATTGATGGAAATGGATCAACAGGAACCAAGGATTTAGTGCCTTCTCAACTCAATTTACTTGTCAAACTTAACATAATACGGAATGATATGGCATGCTTTTCTCTCACACAGAGTAGAGATCAAATAAGCTTTTGATGATGCAAATGAAAGGTGCATAAGAGAGACTCCATTAACAGCTCAAGTTTGTCCATGGAAATTCTTGGGATAATTGTTTGGGCCGGgccagaaaaaaataaaataaataaactttctTCTTTCACAACTGATAATAAAATCCAACATTatctatcttcttttttttttttggtataaggCTCACCATACTCATTATATTTGTAGGCATCCCAAAataatatctttaaaaaaatttaaacaatgactcGATGGCCacctattaattattatatcacTCAACCCATTTTTATTTCTCTATATTTATCATATGTATTATCTCTTTGTTTAGGAAAACCTTACAAAAGTTGTGAAGACAACCTTCCCAACATAATAAACATGTGAGTTCTTCATTCATCATGAGTTTTAAATTACTTGCACTTATAAAAACCTTCGTTCTTTTAGAAaaacttaaacaattatttaggatgctatatattttattttttggaaaaagtaaataatatgaGAAGTTGGAGTGAACTAAACTTCCCTTGTGTACTCGtgcatttgttttttaatgtattgtggttcatccactttttcaaacaaaaaatatatatcaataatgGTAATGCTTTCTTTTTCgccatataattaaaaattttggaaaggtctaaataaataaaaataatttataggaATATTTCAGTAAGTACAATTATACAGTATAAGACAAGGGACAACAAGTTGAATTGCGGGCATTGTGTAAGGCAAAAAGTAGAAAACGAAAGTTCGAGACGATTAGTTCCCGTGACTCACATACCATTTATCATGTAACCCGGACGAGAGAGAAAAACGCTCTTCATACTAAAAACCTCGAGATCATTGATCTGAGGCCTCGAACTTAAAATCTTTTAAACTCAATACTAGTGATATTGGTGAAGATGTTATAATTGATtcgataaatttgttttttaattaacatgagtgaaaaattaataatttaatataattaatattagtccTATTAATGtttgataaatttaataacatgattattttttaaaatataaaataatgctTAATTTATATCATGCCATTGAAAATGAGGGCCAGAGAGATCCAAGCTGAGATTAGGATTGTCTTTTAAgggatttaaaaaattttaattacttgaaaatatctataattaaagagtaaaatttatttaatttatttaaattaaagataagtataatataattaaatggcaaatataatataatataatataatataatcacTCATCAGTTTATTTATGCACATCCAAATACAaccattatatattatttttagacaAACTCTGATGGAGGGGTTAgatgtaattttggaaagttggGGTGGTAAACCATAATTTCAAACTTTTGAAAGGAGTAACAGACAAAATAAACCTAGGttgcaaaaccaaataaaaagcTCCAACCTTTGGCTTCTACCGCCTCTCATCTACTCCGGCGCCGGCGAAGCTCTCTGGTCTCCATCCGGCCACCATGTCTTCCCTGAGGAACGCCATCAGTCGAAGGGCTCACAAGGAGCGAGCTCAGCCGTAAGTCCATCTACTAAAACCATGCTTTTCTCTAGGGTTAGGTGCTTTGCTCGATTGATGAGTaatatcttgtttttttcatgctttCCTTGAAACAATCTTTCCAGGCATAATCGCAAAAGTTTGGTATTCTTGAAAAGCACAAGGACTATGTTGTGAGAGCTAAATCATTCCATCAGAAAGAGGGGACTTTTGAAGGTACTTTCTTTTTGCCTTCTTAGGGTCTCAGGgaagagttttctaattatgctCGGAGTATAGAAATTGAGGGAGAAGGCAGCGTTCAAAAACCCAGATGAGTTCTCTTTTGCCATGATCAACACTAGGATGGTTGATGGAGTTCATAGACCCAAGTATgcgtttgtttgattttgtgctgttaatgtgtgtatttatgtgaTAGATTTCTTTACTTTCATAATAGTGTTCTGTtattgtgtgtatttatgtgATTGAGTTCTTTACTTTCATGGTGGTGCATTTGTTTTTAGGAGTGAGACTAAGTATACACAAGAGGAACTTCTGGTGATGAAAACACAAGATATTGGTTATGTTCTTCAAAAGCTTCAAAGTGAGAAGAAGGTCAACAAGTGTTTGTGTCATGATTGGTTTTTTGCGACTTAGATGATGTGTCTATGGTTCTTGATTGAGTATAATGTTAGttttaacttcttttttttgttttgttatagaAAATTGATCTACTGAGTTCTGCACTTCATCTTTTGGATAATCAACCCCCAAACAAACATGTTCACTTTGCTGAAGACAGGTCTGTTGTAGTCTTCATCTGACGATTAATATAGTTTTTCTTAAACAatttgataatgtttttttttctagtttagtTTTATGATTTCATTAAAAAGACATCAACACTTGTTGATATTGACCATAGTTTTTCCTTAATTACTCTTAAAAAAAAGGTTGGGAAGCAATCAGTTGATTTTCCTTGACAATGCAAATATGATAatggatttctttttatttgattaggGCATTAATCAAATTACTGGTGATCCTATTTCACCATTATTCTATTCTATGCTGTTGGTTGCAAGTGAACATTTACTTTCCATTGAACATTTTGATATGTCTTCTTTTATTGTTAGCTCCTACATGATGCTATTATTCTGTGCTACATCAGGGAGGAAGCTAGAGAAATTAAGTCGAGGCCATCACAAAATAGCAAGCCTGTTTTTGAAGATGTTCCAAAACGGATTAAAAAGtgagtttatttttgctttgtgATCTTATCTTACATTAAATggtgaagaaaaataaagggtGCTTTTAAGGATTACTTTCTATTATATGTGCGAACATTATGTCTTTGTTGATATGTTGTTTCTTCATTTATACTTTGAAGGTTAATAATCATCTATGATGCTTTTTTTAATGGTTGGTTTAGTTTAACTTAGTGTCAACTAGTCATCTATGAAACCatttttcatttcatctttTCCCAATAAAATTTCTGCAATGAGAACTTTTGATTGGTTATTCTCATCCTATTTAACTTACTAAATGAGTCGCACAAACAATTCTTTTATCTTAATAGCTGCTATTTATGGAGTTTGTTTTTTAGAATAGTGGGCTATTAGGCTGGATGTTTGGGAATAGGAGATTACTTATCTCGCGAtttgtgatgatgatgaggtaGTGTGTTTGTTGATGTAAGTACTGAgcaattgttatatttttttggatgtgATGGTTAGATATGGAATTAATCTACATGCACCATTTTTATGtaagtttctttctttttggtggtGGTATTTTCCCTAGCTTCCTGGGAAATGGGAAGATAGTCTCAAATGCAGGAAATGGTGTAGCTATGGCCTGAAAAACCTGATTATGTGATTTGTAGAGAAGGAAATAAACTATATTTCACTTAATGTTGCttctttcaaattttctatTGGGAGTGTATGGTtgaattatggttttatgtgTTCAAATAGACCAGGTGTTGGAGTTGTATGTGTTCAAATATACCAGGTTTTGGGAATATGATTGATGACCTATACATGACCCCTGGAATATTTGGATACGCAATGTAGGTGAGATGAGGTAAATTTGGGGACCTCAGATAATGAGATTTCCCTCAATCCTGTTTTGAGGAGAGTCATACTCTTCCTACAATGATTGTTTGTTAGAGAATTGCAAGTGTGAGCAATGTTTTTTCCCGAATTATCATGGTACATAATGAAGAAAGATACAAAACCCATGGAGTTTAAAGCATCATTTGTTCGAGAATTAATTTGGTCTAATGTTTGTATTTCTTTATTGTCATCTATAAGGAGCATTTGACCGTGTGTAGAACTTTTATGTGGAACCAAGCCTTACATATTGATATTATGATGATGTGGAATGAACCCAAATGAAGATGTATTTGAAACCAGGCGGATGATTTTATtccaaattcaatttttttcttcaaaatcacTAGGCATTCGTAGTTATGAAACTTTGGTGTTCATTGCCGCTTGGGGCCATGCAAGTGTTAATAATGTAATTGCCTATTTGATTGATCCATTGGTGGTTTCGTGGATATTAACCAGTGGGCACTGGTTAATGAActattttctttctaatttcACTTTAGCTCTTTAGGTTTATTCATGTTATAATGCGAACAAGCCAACCAAATTCCTCTCAACAATTCcttagtgtgtgtgtgtatatattttcattctagctttttgaaataatttgttGTCCTGAATATTGTAGAATATTTTTCTGACACTTTTTTCTCTTGTAGGAAAATGGCTGCTTCTTACAAAGAgcttgaagaaaggaagaaaagggTTCAAGAATTGGAAAAATTGTATAATGACATGTCTTTGCAGAAGGAATTGCAGGTAATTTATAGGATGGTTTATGCAAGTCAAATAAACTGGCCCACACCCTGTCTTTGCTTTATGCTTAAAAGCCATAATTTCTTTTGGATCAGAAGTATTGACACCTAGTTACTAATTTGCACGAGTCATGATTTCTTTTCTATCAGAAACCTGGACGGAAACGCAAACTCCGTGAAGATGAGGTACTTGATCCTTCTTCCAGGCCAGTATATAAATGGCGTGCTGAACGTAAACGATAAAAATTATGCAGAGACTTCACTGCTTGATCTGGTGAGAAATTAACTCACCCTTTGGAAACATGGACTGGGACCTTAAGtacatttttgaatcaagatgCAATTGCAATTGAAGATGAAGGAGATCAAGCTCCAATATTCTGCCTGCTTAAAGTAGAttatattgttgtgtttttcccCGGTTGCCAAATCAAACATATGTTGTTATCGACTATCAAAGTATTTAACTCGTACTAGTTCCATGATTTCACATGCGATATTTATAGActtaaaacaataaactaaaaatagtcACCAATTTGGTTGCATGTTCATTCCAATCCTACCGGATGACTCTGAAGGGATTTCCCTCTATGCGACATCCAACAAATATACTGTGCTTGATTTGCTTCATCATTAATGTGGTCGTTGCGTAATATCTTGTTCAGCaggaatcaaaaaaatataaattcaaagcaTTATTAAGTAGGTGAAAGTGCAGTTGAAAGAGAAGCGAACCGAAGTTAAGTTGAAGTTAATGCTATTGCTGTATGCAATGTATTTTCCACCTAATTATTAAGAATGTATCATTGTCTGGTTCTCACCCTTTAATTGAAGGTGATGGTGGAGACTAATCTATATGATTAACAGTTATGCAATGTCATCTTCTCCATTTTAGGTGTCTGTGACATTCAAGATTTTTGAAGCACTGCCGTTGTCCCCACTTTCCATTTTAGATTCCCTACAATGCAAGGGAATCTGGATTCATTgagtcaataaagataaagcaagcaCCTGATGAATGCTAATGGAGATAATGGATAATATATTATGGGTTGAAATGGAGAGGGGGAACACTCTTAAAGACCACCAGTAAAGCTTCATCTTCTTTATCTTAAGCTATGGCTCTTGTATTAATGTGGATAAGTTGTCACACCAAAGGCTAATGAATGAAACAATAAGGCTAATGGAGGGGGCAAACAATTCTGATCaggaattgttttttattttattcaacaGCAGTTCATGCAACTGACATAAATCTAATGCAAGACATTGTTatttattcaaacaaatgaaatatctatatttttactgcgttaaaaaaaaggggaaaaaagtaAACTCAATCAGATTCAGCAATTTCACGACATGATGAATAGTTGGAGGATCTGAAGTTTTTCAATGCAGGAGTTCCATTACAGTGACATAATAAGCCTACAATGGCCAGAACAATTCATTTTGGCAAGTTACCAGTTTATCAATAACCATGAGAAGCAGCATTTTATGCACACATGGCCAATTGCCACACATATCAAGGGATGCACATAACAACATTATCTCCGATATTTTaagcaaaaaagaaacaaaaacattatcTCCAATATCACCAAAATGTATACcatacaattaattaatatgaagGCAGTTTTTGATAAGGTCATGAATATGATCAAAACAATTAGAACAAAATATTTCGGAAGAGCACAATAGCTTCAAATTTGTAAAGCTTAGACTTCTCCAGAAAGCGCAAGCAACAATTTATTTCATAATGAATCATACAACATAATTTCAAAATACACATCACCTCAAACATATCTAAATAAACCTGAGTTGGAAAGAACATTGTTATCTTTCTATGTTGCTACTAAACTATAATCTCTTGATCGAAACAAGAAATCAGGatccagaagaagaagaaaaaatcttCTTAAATGCCCAATTTTCTGATTTCCCAAGACCAAAATACAAAGTTCTCTGTCAAGCCAGACCAAAGAAAACATGGA comes from Dioscorea cayenensis subsp. rotundata cultivar TDr96_F1 unplaced genomic scaffold, TDr96_F1_v2_PseudoChromosome.rev07_lg8_w22 25.fasta BLBR01000377.1, whole genome shotgun sequence and encodes:
- the LOC120254201 gene encoding probable U3 small nucleolar RNA-associated protein 11, with the translated sequence MINTRMVDGVHRPKSETKYTQEELLVMKTQDIGYVLQKLQSEKKKIDLLSSALHLLDNQPPNKHVHFAEDREEAREIKSRPSQNSKPVFEDVPKRIKKKMAASYKELEERKKRVQELEKLYNDMSLQKELQKPGRKRKLREDEVLDPSSRPVYKWRAERKR